Proteins found in one Brevibacillus brevis genomic segment:
- the lepA gene encoding translation elongation factor 4, translating to MDRRERQKRIRNFSIIAHIDHGKSTLADRILELTGALTAREMEAQFLDTMELEKERGITIKLNAVRLNYKADDGEEYILHLIDTPGHVDFTYEVSRSLAACEGAILVVDAAQGIEAQTLANVYLALDSNLEIIPVINKIDLPSAEPERVKQEVEDVIGLDASDAVLTSAKAGIGIKEVLEAVVQKVPAPEGDPDAPLQALIFDSYFDAYRGVIASIRVINGTLKKGMKIKMMATGKSFEVTEIGTSTPRQTQVEELTVGDVGYVAASIKTVGDTSVGDTITDANRPAPEPLPGYRKINPMVFCGLYPIETNEYNDLRDALEKLQLNDASLQFEPETSQALGFGFRCGFLGLLHMEIIQERIEREFNINLITTAPSVIYRITKTNGEVFEIDNPSKMPEAQKIEMVEEPYVTATVMVPKEYVGDVMQLCQGKRGEFLDMQYMGENRVQLKYDMPLSEIVYDFFDMLKSGTKGYASFDYELGGYKASKLVKMDILLNGEVVDALSFIVHKDTAYPRGKVICEKLKELIPRQQFEVPIQATIGHKVVARETISALRKNVLAKCYGGDISRKRKLLEKQKEGKKRMKSVGSVEVPQEAFMAVLRMDDKK from the coding sequence ATGGATCGTCGTGAAAGACAAAAAAGGATACGAAATTTTTCCATCATCGCCCACATTGACCATGGAAAGTCGACGCTGGCAGACCGCATTTTGGAGCTGACCGGTGCTTTGACTGCACGTGAGATGGAAGCCCAGTTTCTTGACACGATGGAGCTGGAAAAAGAGCGCGGGATTACAATTAAGCTGAATGCCGTGCGTTTGAACTATAAAGCAGATGACGGTGAGGAATACATTCTCCACCTGATTGACACTCCTGGGCACGTCGACTTTACGTATGAAGTATCCCGCAGTTTGGCTGCCTGTGAAGGGGCTATTCTCGTCGTGGATGCGGCACAAGGGATCGAAGCCCAGACATTGGCTAACGTGTATTTAGCGTTGGACAGCAATCTGGAGATCATTCCAGTTATTAACAAGATCGACCTGCCGAGCGCAGAGCCTGAGCGCGTGAAGCAAGAGGTTGAGGACGTGATCGGTCTGGATGCCAGCGATGCGGTTTTGACTTCTGCCAAAGCGGGTATCGGGATTAAGGAAGTACTGGAAGCTGTTGTGCAAAAAGTACCTGCTCCAGAGGGAGATCCGGATGCACCTCTCCAAGCTTTGATTTTCGACTCCTATTTTGATGCGTATCGCGGCGTTATTGCCTCCATTCGTGTCATTAACGGAACCTTGAAAAAAGGTATGAAGATCAAGATGATGGCGACAGGCAAGTCGTTCGAGGTAACCGAAATCGGTACATCGACTCCACGCCAAACACAAGTAGAAGAATTAACGGTTGGAGATGTAGGCTACGTAGCTGCTTCCATTAAAACAGTGGGAGACACCAGTGTGGGGGATACCATTACAGATGCAAATCGCCCTGCACCTGAACCGCTACCAGGTTATCGCAAAATCAACCCGATGGTTTTCTGCGGTTTGTACCCAATTGAAACGAACGAGTACAATGATTTGCGCGATGCATTGGAAAAGCTTCAGCTAAACGATGCGTCCTTGCAGTTTGAACCGGAGACTTCCCAAGCACTTGGCTTTGGTTTCCGTTGCGGTTTCTTGGGTCTTCTGCATATGGAGATCATTCAAGAGCGCATCGAACGGGAATTCAACATTAACTTGATTACGACCGCGCCGAGCGTTATTTACCGCATTACCAAAACGAACGGCGAAGTATTCGAAATCGACAACCCGTCCAAAATGCCGGAAGCGCAAAAGATCGAAATGGTCGAGGAGCCTTACGTTACGGCGACTGTTATGGTACCGAAAGAATACGTCGGTGATGTTATGCAGTTGTGCCAAGGTAAACGCGGTGAGTTTCTTGACATGCAGTATATGGGTGAGAACCGTGTGCAGCTGAAGTACGACATGCCTTTGTCGGAGATCGTTTACGATTTCTTTGACATGCTGAAGTCGGGTACAAAAGGCTACGCATCCTTTGACTACGAGCTAGGTGGGTACAAAGCATCCAAGCTGGTGAAAATGGATATTCTCCTCAACGGCGAAGTGGTGGATGCTCTGTCGTTTATCGTTCACAAAGACACGGCTTATCCTCGTGGAAAAGTCATCTGCGAAAAGCTGAAGGAATTGATTCCGCGTCAGCAATTCGAGGTGCCGATTCAAGCGACTATCGGACACAAGGTTGTTGCTCGTGAAACGATCAGTGCGTTGCGTAAAAACGTTCTTGCTAAATGTTACGGCGGGGACATTTCGCGTAAACGTAAGCTGCTCGAAAAGCAAAAAGAAGGAAAGAAGCGCATGAAGTCTGTTGGTTCCGTAGAGGTACCGCAAGAAGCATTTATGGCTGTATTGCGCATGGATGATAAGAAGTAG
- a CDS encoding sigma-70 family RNA polymerase sigma factor yields the protein MEKLQQTTDAAFEQIMREYGTRVLRLVTFLVKDRSLAEDITQDVFVKVYRHLPRFRQESSVHTWLYRIAVNECKGYLRSWSFRHILPRSWMRQNGELSTESLVLDRAERDQLVAEVLQLPPLYRQVIALHYYADLSIGEVAEVLGVTEGTVRTRLHRARQQLRQSMGEGRDWEWTKTDGSRA from the coding sequence TTGGAAAAATTGCAGCAGACGACTGATGCTGCGTTTGAACAAATCATGAGGGAATATGGGACCCGTGTGCTTCGACTCGTCACCTTTCTGGTCAAGGATCGCAGCTTGGCGGAGGACATTACCCAAGATGTATTCGTTAAGGTGTACCGGCATCTTCCTCGCTTTCGGCAGGAGAGCAGTGTGCACACGTGGTTATATCGAATCGCGGTTAATGAGTGCAAAGGTTATTTGCGTTCTTGGTCGTTCCGTCATATCCTTCCCCGCTCGTGGATGAGACAGAATGGGGAGCTTTCTACAGAAAGTCTTGTTCTCGATCGAGCCGAGAGGGACCAACTCGTAGCAGAAGTGTTGCAGCTCCCTCCGCTCTATCGCCAAGTGATTGCCCTTCATTACTATGCGGATTTATCCATCGGAGAGGTGGCTGAGGTGCTAGGAGTAACGGAAGGAACAGTCAGAACCCGGTTGCATAGGGCCAGGCAGCAACTACGGCAGAGTATGGGAGAGGGGAGGGACTGGGAATGGACGAAAACCGATGGCTCACGGGCTTAA
- the grpE gene encoding nucleotide exchange factor GrpE — translation MSEEKVTQDPTLEEEQVAKDADQAEATEMNWEQEAAHWKAQAEDHQNRMLRAMADMDNLRRRVRKEQEDLAKYASLKIVEELLPVLDNFERALAADKESMTVDSLLEGVNMVYRQMVQVFDKEGLAAIEAQGKPFDPHIHQAVMQTQNPEFESGVVVAELQKGYMFKDRVVRPAMVQVNE, via the coding sequence TTGAGCGAGGAAAAAGTAACGCAAGACCCGACTCTCGAGGAAGAACAAGTAGCAAAGGATGCAGACCAAGCGGAAGCAACCGAGATGAACTGGGAGCAAGAGGCTGCTCACTGGAAGGCTCAGGCTGAGGATCACCAAAACCGCATGCTGCGCGCCATGGCTGATATGGATAACCTCCGTCGCCGTGTTCGCAAAGAGCAGGAAGATCTGGCGAAGTACGCTTCACTTAAAATCGTGGAAGAGCTTCTGCCAGTTCTCGATAACTTCGAGCGAGCACTTGCCGCTGACAAGGAATCCATGACAGTAGACTCTCTTTTAGAGGGGGTAAACATGGTATATCGTCAGATGGTCCAAGTTTTCGATAAAGAAGGCTTGGCTGCAATCGAAGCACAAGGAAAACCATTTGACCCACACATCCACCAGGCGGTTATGCAAACACAAAACCCTGAGTTTGAATCAGGCGTTGTGGTAGCCGAGCTGCAAAAAGGATATATGTTCAAAGACCGCGTCGTTCGTCCGGCGATGGTTCAAGTGAACGAGTAA
- the hrcA gene encoding heat-inducible transcriptional repressor HrcA encodes MLSDRQQMILNAIVDNYIHSAEPVGSRTISKRDDIGFSSATIRNEMSDLEELGYLEQPHTSAGRVPSTKGYRFYVDNLIQPHLLEEAELGKLKQLFAERILHAEQVVEYTAQILSQLTNYTAIVLGPEIFEHRLKHIQIVPLNAEQAVAIVVTHTGRVENKLIDLPEGIGAGEIERLVNLLNAKLTDVPLWQLRQRLYQEISGEMQRHTEQYEEILQLLNNSLTQEEERVYLRGATKIMNQPEFRDVDKVKDILELLEQHDQLMNVIGMQGDGLTVRIGQENQLDAIKQCSIITTSYSLGGKPVGMVGILGPTRMEYGKVITVLNHLAEGLSRMLTSQFEK; translated from the coding sequence ATGTTATCAGACCGTCAACAAATGATTTTAAATGCGATTGTCGATAATTACATTCATTCTGCCGAACCTGTTGGCTCCCGAACCATTTCCAAACGGGACGACATCGGATTCTCTTCGGCAACGATCCGCAACGAGATGTCTGACTTGGAGGAGCTGGGATACTTAGAACAGCCCCACACATCGGCCGGACGTGTTCCTTCTACAAAAGGATATCGCTTCTACGTCGATAACCTGATTCAGCCTCATCTTTTGGAGGAAGCTGAGTTGGGTAAACTAAAACAGTTGTTTGCCGAACGTATTCTCCACGCAGAACAAGTGGTAGAGTACACCGCCCAAATTCTCTCTCAGTTGACAAACTACACGGCGATTGTCTTGGGTCCAGAGATTTTTGAGCATCGGTTAAAACATATTCAAATCGTTCCTCTCAATGCTGAACAGGCTGTCGCGATTGTGGTGACACATACCGGACGAGTGGAGAACAAGCTGATCGATCTTCCAGAAGGCATAGGAGCCGGGGAAATCGAGAGACTCGTCAATCTGTTGAATGCAAAGCTGACCGACGTGCCGCTATGGCAGCTTCGGCAACGTCTTTATCAAGAGATCTCCGGTGAAATGCAACGTCATACCGAGCAGTATGAAGAAATCCTTCAGCTCCTCAACAACTCGCTGACACAAGAAGAAGAACGGGTATACTTACGCGGTGCGACCAAGATCATGAACCAGCCGGAATTCCGAGACGTGGATAAGGTCAAGGATATTCTCGAGCTATTAGAGCAGCACGATCAATTGATGAATGTGATCGGCATGCAAGGTGATGGTCTCACGGTACGCATCGGCCAGGAAAACCAGCTGGACGCGATTAAGCAATGCAGTATTATTACCACTTCTTATTCGCTTGGAGGCAAGCCGGTAGGAATGGTGGGGATACTTGGTCCGACGCGGATGGAATACGGCAAGGTCATTACTGTGCTCAACCATTTGGCGGAAGGACTATCGCGCATGCTGACTTCGCAGTTTGAGAAATAA
- the hemW gene encoding radical SAM family heme chaperone HemW — MMPQSVYIHIPFCTNKCYYCDFNSFVTNNPQLIWDYLDALKSEMEITFSQQPIEQVKTIFVGGGTPTFLDHAQMRAFLEMVQKQLGKYLADDIEFSMEANPGTTDVEKLRIMRELGVNRLSFGVQSFDDALLKRLGRIHDQEAVYRSIDNAKKVGFDNFSIDLMFGLPDQTLDIFRQTLDKAFGLGTTHFSAYSLKVEENTLFHTLYQKDQLPLPSEETELEMYMVLIEEMERHGYKQYEISNFAKPGFESKHNKTYWLNREYYGLGAGAHGYVCGHRHVNAGPLAIYLQKCKEGLPRVEQFEVPREDAMEEQMILGLRLREGVDLSAFASRFGATVHDVFGTIIEEEVAKGMLEEQDGFLKLTKQGLPLGNEVFARFLR, encoded by the coding sequence ATGATGCCACAATCGGTTTACATTCACATTCCCTTTTGTACGAATAAATGTTACTACTGTGACTTCAACTCATTTGTAACGAACAATCCGCAGCTCATTTGGGATTACTTAGACGCATTGAAAAGCGAAATGGAGATCACCTTCAGTCAGCAGCCGATCGAGCAGGTGAAAACGATTTTTGTCGGCGGAGGGACACCTACGTTTCTCGATCATGCCCAAATGCGCGCGTTTTTGGAAATGGTACAAAAGCAATTGGGCAAGTACTTGGCGGATGATATCGAGTTTTCGATGGAAGCGAATCCGGGAACGACAGACGTGGAAAAGCTGCGGATCATGCGTGAGCTGGGTGTCAATCGGCTGAGCTTTGGTGTGCAGTCCTTTGACGACGCGCTCCTAAAACGACTGGGACGAATCCATGACCAGGAAGCAGTGTATCGCAGTATCGACAATGCGAAAAAAGTAGGCTTCGACAACTTCAGCATCGACCTGATGTTTGGATTGCCGGATCAGACACTCGACATTTTCCGCCAAACATTGGACAAGGCATTTGGGCTAGGCACCACCCATTTTTCTGCGTACAGTCTCAAGGTGGAAGAGAACACGCTGTTCCACACCCTTTACCAAAAGGATCAGCTGCCACTGCCATCTGAAGAGACGGAGCTCGAGATGTACATGGTATTAATAGAAGAGATGGAGCGGCATGGGTACAAGCAGTATGAAATCAGCAATTTTGCAAAACCGGGCTTTGAGAGCAAACATAATAAAACCTATTGGCTCAATCGTGAATACTATGGGTTGGGTGCAGGTGCCCACGGCTATGTGTGCGGCCACCGACACGTGAATGCAGGCCCGCTTGCGATTTACTTGCAGAAGTGCAAGGAAGGGCTGCCGCGTGTAGAACAATTCGAGGTACCGCGCGAGGATGCCATGGAGGAACAGATGATTTTGGGACTGCGGTTGAGAGAAGGAGTTGATCTTTCGGCGTTTGCTTCCCGTTTTGGCGCAACTGTTCATGATGTTTTTGGGACAATAATAGAAGAAGAGGTAGCCAAAGGAATGCTGGAAGAACAGGACGGGTTTTTGAAGCTGACGAAGCAGGGGCTTCCGCTCGGAAATGAGGTATTTGCGCGCTTTCTCCGTTGA
- a CDS encoding GNAT family N-acetyltransferase, with amino-acid sequence MIKVNSVDSGLHSLTISDIPGLIALSDSVGWDYDEAEIHTILSIGTVFGHKDASGTLLSCAAIIPYDDKLASIGMVIVHPLSQGKGYGRQLMKACMASVSTDTTIMLIATPEGEPMYKNLGFQTVDRIRKFIAERFVPKAPPQNEANDEFAIVSMELDDFSSMVELDKAALGSKRSHFLEKRMKQASTCLVAKNRSGKVIGYGFAVQGPVNLIAGPIVAENAVIAEHILYKLTQYHTGRVRIDVPDEQAAFHAYLEQNGFTQVSHPPVMVANASNLPRRNGTYWAIGAQIYG; translated from the coding sequence ATGATCAAAGTGAACAGCGTTGACTCTGGCTTGCATTCCTTAACGATATCGGATATTCCCGGACTCATTGCCTTATCTGATTCCGTAGGCTGGGATTACGACGAAGCGGAAATTCACACAATTCTGTCTATCGGAACCGTTTTTGGTCACAAAGACGCGAGCGGCACCCTACTTTCATGTGCGGCGATCATCCCGTACGATGACAAGCTTGCGAGCATTGGCATGGTGATTGTCCATCCCTTGTCACAAGGCAAAGGCTATGGTCGCCAGCTCATGAAGGCGTGCATGGCGTCTGTTTCGACCGATACAACCATCATGCTCATTGCAACTCCAGAAGGAGAACCAATGTACAAAAATCTCGGGTTCCAGACAGTCGATCGTATTCGAAAGTTTATAGCTGAACGCTTTGTACCTAAAGCTCCTCCGCAAAACGAAGCCAATGATGAGTTTGCAATTGTGTCAATGGAGTTGGACGATTTCTCGAGTATGGTTGAATTGGACAAAGCAGCACTGGGTAGTAAACGCTCGCATTTTCTCGAGAAACGCATGAAACAAGCTAGTACCTGTCTGGTAGCCAAAAATCGCTCTGGTAAGGTCATTGGATATGGCTTTGCCGTTCAAGGCCCCGTCAACCTTATCGCTGGACCGATCGTCGCAGAAAATGCCGTCATAGCTGAACACATCCTGTACAAGCTGACACAATATCATACCGGACGCGTACGGATAGACGTACCGGATGAACAAGCAGCGTTTCACGCTTATTTGGAGCAAAACGGCTTCACTCAAGTTTCTCATCCCCCAGTGATGGTTGCAAATGCTAGTAACCTGCCCCGCCGCAATGGGACGTACTGGGCGATAGGTGCTCAAATATACGGATAG